The DNA segment TCGCCTGGCCGGCGCCCGCCAGGGCAAGGCCGTGGTGCCCGTGGAAAACGGCACCTGCACCGGCTGCCGGGTGAAACTGCGCGGGCCTTTCCTCTTTCAGCTGAAGGAGGGCAAGACCCTCCTCGCCTGCGAATCCTGCCAGCGCATCCTGTTCCTCCCGTGAACCTGGTCGATCGCATCGCCGGACTGAAGCAGCGGCTCCGCTTGGCCTGCGAGGCGGCGGGGCGGGATCCGGAGCGCGTCGAACTGCTGCCGGTCTCCAAGCGGCAGCCGCTGACCCTGATCCGCGAGGCGGCGGCCCTGGGCTTCTCGCGCTTCGGCGAAAACTACGTCCAGGAAGGCGCAGACAAAGCCGCCGCCGAACCGGAATTGGCCTTTCTGCTGATCGGCCCGCTGCAGCGGAACAAGGCCAAGGCGGCCCTCCAGCACTTCCGCGAGATCCAGAGCCTCGACCGGCCCGAATTGGCGGAGCGCCTCCGCCGCCTCGCCGCGGAACTCCAGGTGGTGCGCCCGGTCTGGATCCAGGTGGACCTGTGGAATGAAGCCACCAAACTGGGTGGCTGTCCGGAAGCGGACCTGCCCGCGCTGCTGGCGGCCCTGGCGGGCGATCCGAACCTGCCGCTGCGCGGCCTGATGGCCATCCCTCCCCCGGAGGACGACGGCGCCTTCGCGCAACTCGCCGCGCTCCGGGATCGGCTCCAGCAGGATCTCGGCCACGCCCTCCTCCTCAGCATGGGAATGAGCTCCGACCTGGAAGCCGCCGTCCGCGCCGGCACCGACCAGGTCCGCATCGGCACGGCGTTCTTCGGCGAACGCGTCCACTGACTGCGGGGCATCTTTCCTTGGCGTCCCGGCGTCGGGCGGTGATCATTTCCGTTCAGCTCCGGAGCCCCCATGACGACGATCAAGACCGACACCGCCTCGCTCCCCGTCTCCG comes from the Geothrix sp. 21YS21S-4 genome and includes:
- a CDS encoding YggS family pyridoxal phosphate-dependent enzyme produces the protein MNLVDRIAGLKQRLRLACEAAGRDPERVELLPVSKRQPLTLIREAAALGFSRFGENYVQEGADKAAAEPELAFLLIGPLQRNKAKAALQHFREIQSLDRPELAERLRRLAAELQVVRPVWIQVDLWNEATKLGGCPEADLPALLAALAGDPNLPLRGLMAIPPPEDDGAFAQLAALRDRLQQDLGHALLLSMGMSSDLEAAVRAGTDQVRIGTAFFGERVH